In one window of Frigoriglobus tundricola DNA:
- a CDS encoding UDP-glucose dehydrogenase family protein, with protein MRVTVYGLWHLGSVTAACLAEAGHDVVGLDPDPATVAALSANRPPVDEPGLAALAAEQQRANRLRFTTRAADAVPAAEVVWVCFDTPVDGDDNADVAWVRDRLEDIAPHLSAGTLVLISSQVPVGFGGRLAADWAARGVRVACSPENLRLGQALDCFRKPDRVVLGCAPADRPRLTDLLAPFGGDRVWMSVASAEMTKHAVNAFLATSVAFINELARICEVVGADAKEVERGLKSEQRIGPRAYLSPGAAFAGGTLARDIGFLLDLAKRHGRPAHLFRGVRESNECQKTWLRDQLAGVPAGATVAVLGLTYKPGTDTLRRSGSVELCQWLLSRGVKVRAHDPAVRGGADELRGVELADSAESAMRGADVSVLATPWPEYRALTPAQVRGAMARPRVIDPTHFLAAGLASDPAIAYVAAGRAA; from the coding sequence ATGCGCGTCACCGTGTACGGTTTGTGGCACCTCGGCAGCGTGACGGCCGCCTGCCTCGCGGAAGCCGGGCACGACGTCGTCGGGTTGGACCCGGACCCCGCGACCGTTGCCGCCCTCAGCGCCAACCGGCCGCCCGTGGACGAGCCCGGCCTCGCGGCGCTCGCCGCCGAGCAGCAGCGGGCGAACCGGCTCCGCTTCACCACCCGCGCGGCCGACGCGGTTCCGGCCGCCGAAGTCGTCTGGGTGTGCTTCGACACGCCGGTGGACGGCGACGACAACGCGGACGTGGCGTGGGTGCGGGACCGGCTCGAGGACATCGCACCGCACCTGAGCGCCGGAACGCTCGTGCTGATCTCCTCGCAGGTGCCGGTGGGCTTCGGCGGGCGGCTCGCGGCGGACTGGGCGGCCCGCGGCGTGCGGGTCGCGTGTTCGCCGGAGAACCTGCGGCTCGGTCAGGCGCTCGACTGCTTCCGCAAGCCGGACCGCGTCGTGCTCGGGTGCGCGCCGGCCGACCGCCCGCGGCTCACGGACCTGCTCGCCCCGTTCGGCGGCGACCGCGTGTGGATGTCGGTGGCGTCCGCGGAGATGACGAAGCACGCGGTGAACGCGTTTCTGGCCACGTCGGTCGCGTTCATCAACGAACTGGCCCGCATCTGTGAGGTGGTCGGCGCGGACGCGAAGGAAGTGGAGCGCGGCCTCAAGAGCGAGCAGCGCATCGGGCCGCGCGCGTACCTGTCGCCGGGCGCGGCGTTCGCCGGCGGCACGCTCGCCCGGGACATCGGGTTCCTGCTCGACCTCGCGAAGCGACACGGCCGCCCGGCGCACCTGTTCCGCGGCGTGCGCGAGAGCAACGAGTGCCAGAAGACCTGGCTCCGCGATCAGCTCGCGGGCGTGCCCGCGGGGGCAACGGTCGCCGTCCTCGGGCTCACGTACAAGCCGGGCACGGACACGCTCCGCCGCTCCGGCTCGGTCGAACTGTGCCAGTGGCTCTTGTCGCGCGGGGTGAAGGTCCGCGCCCACGACCCCGCGGTCCGGGGCGGCGCGGACGAGCTGCGCGGGGTCGAACTCGCGGACAGCGCCGAAAGTGCCATGCGCGGGGCGGACGTGAGCGTCCTGGCAACGCCGTGGCCCGAGTACCGCGCCCTCACGCCGGCCCAGGTGCGCGGCGCGATGGCGCGCCCGCGGGTGATCGACCCGACGCACTTCCTGGCCGCCGGGCTCGCCAGCGATCCGGCGATCGCCTACGTGGCCGCCGGACGGGCGGCCTGA